One window from the genome of Alkalihalobacillus sp. LMS6 encodes:
- a CDS encoding cation diffusion facilitator family transporter — translation MEERYSELKQGERGAKVSLVAYVILAILKLTVGIYAGSVALRADGLNNVTDIVVSIAVLIGLRVSQKPPDKDHPYGHWKAETVAALVASFIIMVVGIQVIIDAFTSFFSGTSEPPDTIAAWVGAFGFFVMLGVYSYNKKLAKRINSHAVDSVAKDNLSDALVSAGATLGIIGSQFGLPWLDPLLALVVGFIICHTAWGIFSKSSLSLTDGVDDQALDDLKATALSVSKVNQVKDVKARYYGSNLIVDLVIQLDPSLSFTEAHDISTTVENQIKEKHRTIDVHVHVEPEGKTNH, via the coding sequence ATGGAGGAAAGATACAGTGAACTAAAGCAAGGAGAGCGTGGTGCTAAAGTTAGTTTAGTTGCGTACGTGATTTTAGCTATTTTAAAACTAACGGTTGGTATTTATGCAGGTTCTGTTGCTTTACGAGCCGATGGGTTGAACAACGTGACCGATATTGTTGTATCCATTGCGGTACTTATTGGTTTAAGAGTATCGCAAAAGCCACCAGATAAAGATCACCCTTACGGTCATTGGAAAGCAGAAACGGTTGCCGCCCTCGTCGCATCCTTCATCATTATGGTCGTTGGGATACAAGTAATCATCGATGCCTTCACATCGTTTTTTAGCGGCACGTCCGAACCTCCGGATACGATTGCAGCATGGGTCGGAGCATTTGGTTTTTTTGTGATGCTTGGCGTCTATTCATACAATAAAAAACTTGCAAAACGAATTAACAGTCACGCCGTTGATTCAGTAGCAAAAGATAATTTATCAGATGCGTTAGTCAGTGCCGGAGCAACACTCGGGATTATCGGATCTCAATTTGGTTTGCCTTGGCTCGATCCGCTCCTTGCACTTGTCGTCGGATTTATTATTTGTCATACCGCATGGGGCATCTTTTCAAAATCATCTTTATCGCTAACAGATGGAGTCGATGATCAAGCACTTGATGATTTAAAAGCAACTGCTTTATCGGTTTCCAAAGTGAATCAAGTCAAAGACGTAAAAGCCCGCTATTATGGAAGCAATTTAATTGTAGATCTCGTCATTCAATTAGACCCTTCCCTTTCATTTACCGAGGCACATGATATATCCACTACCGTCGAAAATCAAATTAAAGAAAAGCACCGTACCATAGATGTCCATGTTCACGTAGAACCTGAAGGCAAAACCAATCATTGA
- a CDS encoding ethanolamine utilization protein EutH — protein MTINEWIMILLAFFLAVGAFDWCIGNRFGLGAEFENGIMSMGRVALAMVGIITLAPLAAQWLTPVIAPLYTFLGADPASFANTILALDMGGYALAQEMGINAEASLFSWVFLGTMLGPTIVFTIPIALRMVESGDQPALAKGMLIGLSTIPIGCFLGGFIAGFNPEMMIRNLIIPTLFSIIVILALRFQPKRSIKTFLLFGKGIQIIGVIGLALAGITHITEIGTFTQLAPLEDGLMIVGTIAVVLAGAFPLVAVLKKGMQPFFVTIGRWLNVDGYAITAIVTSLAHAIPAFLLLKDMTIRSKVVATSFMVSGAFVLGGHLGFVASIEQHMVVPMMVGKLVAGILAVIIALIVERDDSFSSAGKE, from the coding sequence ATGACAATAAATGAATGGATAATGATTCTACTCGCTTTCTTTCTTGCCGTTGGTGCATTCGATTGGTGCATCGGCAATCGATTCGGGCTAGGGGCAGAATTTGAAAACGGCATTATGAGTATGGGAAGAGTTGCACTTGCAATGGTCGGCATTATCACACTTGCGCCACTTGCTGCGCAGTGGCTTACGCCTGTGATTGCCCCGCTCTATACATTTCTTGGTGCCGACCCTGCCTCTTTTGCGAATACGATCTTAGCACTTGATATGGGTGGCTATGCGCTTGCACAAGAGATGGGTATAAACGCTGAAGCCAGTTTGTTTTCCTGGGTCTTCTTAGGCACTATGCTTGGACCAACAATTGTTTTTACGATTCCGATTGCCTTGCGGATGGTTGAAAGTGGTGACCAACCTGCATTAGCGAAAGGAATGCTTATAGGCTTGAGCACGATTCCGATCGGCTGTTTTCTAGGTGGCTTTATCGCAGGTTTTAACCCAGAGATGATGATTCGCAATCTTATTATTCCTACTCTGTTTTCAATCATCGTCATTCTCGCACTACGTTTTCAGCCAAAACGTTCGATTAAAACATTTCTTCTGTTTGGGAAAGGAATCCAAATCATTGGTGTTATCGGCTTAGCTTTAGCAGGCATCACCCACATTACTGAAATTGGTACATTTACTCAACTAGCACCGCTTGAAGACGGCTTAATGATTGTCGGCACCATTGCAGTGGTGTTAGCTGGAGCATTCCCGCTAGTGGCAGTATTAAAAAAAGGGATGCAGCCCTTTTTTGTCACGATTGGTCGATGGTTAAATGTCGATGGTTATGCGATTACTGCCATTGTGACCTCCCTCGCCCATGCCATACCAGCTTTCTTATTACTTAAAGATATGACGATTCGAAGCAAGGTGGTTGCGACATCTTTCATGGTTTCAGGCGCGTTCGTCCTCGGTGGTCACCTTGGCTTTGTTGCGAGTATTGAGCAACACATGGTTGTTCCAATGATGGTTGGGAAGCTTGTAGCCGGGATCTTAGCTGTGATCATTGCACTCATTGTAGAGCGTGATGACTCCTTCAGCTCAGCTGGTAAGGAATGA
- a CDS encoding DUF1904 family protein, translating to MGLPYLRFTGFSTETLQALAPAIIDVFTGIVDMSKEKVKIERVMSEPIANVPLTLEIRMFPRDQDVHDDIAETFTTFFREEGYDSVHIYFLLLSPERYYKNGKPIKRSIKQ from the coding sequence ATGGGGTTGCCATATTTACGCTTTACCGGTTTTTCAACGGAAACATTACAAGCGCTTGCACCAGCAATTATAGATGTGTTTACTGGCATCGTGGATATGTCAAAAGAAAAGGTGAAAATTGAGCGGGTCATGTCTGAACCGATTGCAAACGTTCCTCTCACACTTGAGATTCGGATGTTTCCTAGAGACCAGGATGTTCACGATGACATTGCAGAAACCTTTACAACTTTTTTCCGAGAAGAAGGGTACGATTCTGTACATATCTACTTTCTTCTGTTGTCACCAGAACGCTATTACAAAAATGGAAAGCCGATAAAGCGATCCATTAAACAATAA
- a CDS encoding sucrose-6-phosphate hydrolase, translating to MEWTKEARYRPYSKMTEEEKTALRETVAHSPWRQTFHIQPPIGLLNDPNGFSYYDGMYHLFYQWFPYGAVHGLKHWYHVVSKDLATWTEQGLAIEPDLPHESHGAYSGSGFVHDNKLHLLYTGNQRTDEWERVPNQALAIMNADWSIEKRPLPLIADSPEGYTEHFRDPKVWKDGDTFYFVIGAQRDSLTGCALLYKSSDVLNWELVGEIRTTLTDFGYMWECPDYFELDGKGILVFSPQGVEAEGTHYQNIYQTGYLIGSPLDLKTGEFQHGTFHELDAGFDFYAPQSTEAKDGRRIVIGWMGLPDIEYPSDRYDWAHCLTLPREVTLADGKLIQKPVQELENRRGKGTPFQHSTGETSIDAGTTYEIKLEFSSIESLNYGIRLRTSETEQTTLTFDQTDNMLTLDRSKSGEVPAQAYGTTRSVSLHGEKLTSLQLFVDTSSVEIFANNGQVVFTSRIFPQDESTGFQTFANQGTVNVTGTHWTIS from the coding sequence ATGGAATGGACTAAAGAAGCACGCTATCGCCCTTATAGTAAGATGACTGAGGAGGAAAAGACCGCGTTAAGGGAAACCGTTGCACATTCACCTTGGCGACAAACCTTTCATATCCAGCCGCCTATCGGTCTGTTAAATGATCCGAATGGCTTTAGTTATTACGATGGCATGTATCATTTATTTTATCAGTGGTTTCCATATGGAGCAGTTCATGGGTTAAAGCATTGGTATCACGTCGTCTCGAAAGATTTAGCTACTTGGACAGAGCAGGGCTTAGCAATTGAACCTGATCTTCCTCATGAAAGTCATGGCGCTTACTCTGGGAGTGGATTTGTGCACGATAACAAACTCCACCTCCTTTACACTGGCAACCAGCGAACGGACGAGTGGGAGCGCGTACCGAATCAAGCTTTGGCCATTATGAATGCAGATTGGTCAATTGAAAAGCGACCTTTGCCTCTTATTGCTGACTCACCTGAAGGATATACAGAACATTTCCGTGATCCAAAAGTATGGAAAGATGGAGATACTTTTTATTTTGTGATTGGCGCTCAAAGAGACTCGCTTACAGGATGTGCGTTGCTCTATAAATCGAGTGATGTTCTCAACTGGGAGCTCGTTGGTGAAATACGCACGACCTTAACAGATTTCGGTTATATGTGGGAATGCCCAGACTATTTCGAGCTAGATGGCAAAGGCATTCTTGTCTTCTCCCCTCAAGGCGTGGAAGCAGAGGGAACACATTATCAAAATATTTATCAAACCGGCTATTTAATTGGTAGTCCGCTCGATTTAAAAACAGGTGAATTCCAACATGGCACTTTCCATGAACTCGATGCCGGCTTTGATTTTTATGCACCACAATCAACTGAAGCAAAAGACGGTAGAAGAATTGTCATCGGCTGGATGGGCTTGCCTGATATTGAGTACCCATCCGATCGTTACGACTGGGCCCACTGTTTAACGTTGCCTCGTGAAGTCACACTAGCAGACGGAAAGCTTATTCAAAAGCCTGTTCAAGAATTAGAGAACCGTCGAGGAAAGGGCACCCCCTTCCAGCACTCGACCGGCGAAACATCGATTGATGCAGGAACCACCTATGAGATCAAGCTCGAATTTAGCTCGATTGAATCGCTAAATTATGGCATTCGTCTTCGAACAAGCGAGACCGAACAAACGACGCTTACGTTTGATCAAACAGACAACATGCTTACCCTTGACCGAAGCAAATCCGGAGAGGTTCCTGCGCAAGCATATGGCACAACTCGATCAGTTTCATTACATGGAGAAAAACTCACTTCTTTACAGCTTTTTGTTGATACTTCTTCGGTTGAAATCTTTGCCAACAATGGCCAAGTCGTCTTTACAAGCAGGATTTTTCCTCAAGATGAATCGACTGGATTTCAAACATTTGCAAACCAAGGTACCGTAAACGTTACAGGTACACATTGGACAATTAGCTAA
- a CDS encoding sucrose-specific PTS transporter subunit IIBC: MKNNRKIAEEIIAAVGGSDNIKSIAHCATRLRVMVYDEEKIEKEKVEDIDKVKGAYFNSGQYQIILGTGTVNQIYEQIEKIGVTGSSKEDQKQETKNQGNWFQRMIRTFGDVFVPIIPVLVATGLFMGLRGLLMQEQILSLVGLTPETIPANFLLFTEILTDTAFAFLPALIAWSAFRVFGGSPVIGIVLGLMLVNPALPNAWAVGDGSADPITFFGFIDVSGYQASVLPAFIAGFLGAKLEKAIRKRVPEALDLIMTPFFTLLIMITLALFVIGPVFGAVESIVMSGVLFLLEVPFGISGLVIGFFHQLIVITGVHHIFNFLEVQLLDQLGANPFNAIITAAIAAQAGAALAVGLKTRHKKLKALALPSSFSAFLGITEPAIFGVNLRYGKPFVMGLIGGGAGGFFASLVGLAGTGMAITVIPGTLLYLDGQLLLYILTNLIAAGVAFGLTWFFGYSDKKKAEIENA; this comes from the coding sequence TTGAAGAATAACCGTAAGATTGCAGAAGAAATTATTGCCGCCGTAGGGGGATCAGATAATATAAAATCGATTGCACATTGCGCAACTCGTCTTCGGGTCATGGTTTATGACGAGGAGAAAATTGAGAAAGAAAAAGTGGAAGATATTGATAAAGTGAAAGGGGCTTATTTCAACTCTGGACAATATCAAATTATCCTTGGAACAGGAACCGTTAATCAAATCTACGAGCAAATTGAAAAGATCGGTGTGACTGGTTCTTCTAAAGAAGATCAAAAACAAGAAACCAAAAATCAAGGTAACTGGTTTCAACGAATGATTCGAACATTTGGTGATGTCTTCGTTCCCATTATCCCTGTTCTTGTTGCAACAGGTCTTTTTATGGGGCTTCGAGGTTTACTTATGCAAGAGCAAATACTAAGCTTGGTGGGCTTAACACCTGAAACGATTCCAGCCAATTTCCTTCTTTTCACTGAAATCTTAACCGATACAGCGTTTGCCTTCTTACCCGCACTCATTGCATGGTCAGCGTTTAGGGTATTCGGAGGAAGCCCGGTTATTGGGATTGTGTTAGGACTTATGCTTGTCAATCCAGCGCTCCCAAATGCATGGGCGGTCGGGGATGGCTCAGCTGATCCGATCACATTCTTTGGCTTTATTGATGTGTCGGGCTATCAAGCTTCCGTATTACCAGCGTTTATTGCTGGTTTCCTTGGTGCTAAGCTTGAAAAAGCGATTCGTAAACGGGTTCCAGAAGCTCTAGATTTAATAATGACACCATTTTTCACGTTACTAATTATGATTACTCTTGCACTCTTTGTCATTGGTCCTGTGTTCGGTGCTGTTGAAAGCATCGTCATGAGTGGTGTACTTTTCTTACTTGAAGTACCGTTTGGAATTAGCGGGTTAGTGATTGGCTTCTTCCACCAGCTCATTGTTATTACAGGCGTACACCATATCTTTAACTTCTTAGAAGTACAACTATTGGATCAGCTTGGCGCAAATCCATTCAACGCGATCATCACTGCTGCTATTGCTGCACAAGCAGGCGCAGCACTTGCCGTCGGCTTAAAAACACGTCATAAAAAACTTAAGGCCCTTGCGTTACCTTCATCATTCTCTGCCTTTTTAGGCATTACAGAGCCAGCCATTTTTGGTGTGAATCTACGCTATGGAAAACCTTTTGTTATGGGGTTAATCGGCGGAGGCGCTGGTGGATTTTTCGCATCACTGGTCGGGCTGGCAGGTACAGGAATGGCCATTACCGTTATTCCAGGAACCCTTCTTTACCTTGATGGTCAACTGTTGCTTTACATTCTTACCAACTTAATTGCAGCAGGAGTTGCCTTTGGACTAACATGGTTCTTTGGCTATAGTGACAAAAAGAAAGCAGAAATCGAAAACGCATAA
- a CDS encoding SDR family NAD(P)-dependent oxidoreductase, which translates to MSHFTGKTVLITGGAGGIGLATAKVFKEHGANIALVDLKEDVLKKEAEQAGLSDALLVSADVTKEDEVEAFVTKTVEVYGQIDVFVNNAGINGDFKTITEGTVENLMNVLNVNVAGVFLGLKHVMKQMMEKKSGVIVNIASNGGLLGAPGMGAYVASKHAVIALNKTAALEGAPHNIRSVAVCPSGVDTQMMKSIETNSMPGSEADARKQFEASVPLNRYAKPTEIADLIKCLSSDEASFITGSYYRIDGGQGATSV; encoded by the coding sequence ATGAGTCATTTTACAGGGAAGACGGTACTGATTACAGGTGGAGCAGGTGGAATTGGCCTGGCTACGGCTAAAGTGTTTAAAGAACATGGCGCCAATATTGCTCTTGTTGATTTAAAAGAAGACGTTTTAAAAAAAGAAGCCGAACAAGCAGGTTTGTCTGACGCATTATTGGTAAGCGCAGATGTCACAAAAGAAGATGAGGTAGAGGCGTTTGTGACGAAAACAGTTGAGGTATATGGCCAGATTGATGTATTTGTTAATAACGCAGGCATTAACGGTGATTTTAAGACGATAACAGAAGGAACCGTTGAAAACTTGATGAATGTACTAAATGTGAATGTAGCAGGTGTGTTTCTTGGCTTGAAACATGTGATGAAACAGATGATGGAGAAAAAATCTGGTGTCATTGTCAATATTGCTTCAAACGGTGGCTTGCTTGGAGCACCTGGCATGGGCGCTTATGTTGCGTCAAAGCATGCGGTTATTGCTCTGAATAAAACAGCGGCACTTGAAGGAGCTCCACATAACATTCGTTCGGTCGCGGTCTGTCCATCTGGAGTTGATACGCAAATGATGAAATCGATTGAAACGAACAGTATGCCTGGCAGTGAGGCTGACGCAAGAAAACAATTTGAAGCATCTGTGCCTCTTAATCGTTATGCGAAACCTACTGAAATTGCAGATTTAATTAAATGTCTTTCGTCTGATGAAGCCTCGTTTATTACAGGGTCTTATTACCGAATTGATGGTGGGCAAGGGGCTACATCTGTATAA
- a CDS encoding anthranilate synthase component I, which translates to MSILATLKTKEKSKQYLTEGKLRVTRHIQAVSPSKIEVDILPHLDTTKGAIFSSSFEFTGRYSRWDIAFLRPPLELTYSADRYTIRALNERGAVLLNEIRTHFSKSDIPYIQHFTNQERSIEGSIPLGETIQNEEDRTKQPSIFQVIRAIKELFSSEEDQFLGLYGAFGFDLIYQFEQLAKAKERPEDQQDIVLYIPDEITVVDHHLAIAYTLSYEFQTKQASTASLERTGAETPYNMNVVGKESPYKKGYYADLVRKAIPSFHAGDLFEVVPTQVLQKPLSLAPTDIFKQLREINPSPYGFIINLGDEHLVGASPEMFVRVNGQQVETCPISGTIRRGKDPLEDAQNIKTLLNSKKDETELTMCTDVDRNDKARICLPGSIEVIGRRQVETYARLFHTVDHIIGEMREEYDALDAFMTHMWAVTVTGAPKIEALRWIEKNEETPRGWYGGAVGWYAFNGDLNTGLTLRTTSIKHNTATLRVGATLLHTSDPEEEEEETLVKVSALAEAVSPQNQTPKTPYVAQQPGSQKHVLIVDHEDSFVHTLGSYFKQTGATVSTTRSVHALDFLEKYHYDLVVLSPGPGTPERFKLSETIASCVEKQIPIFGVCLGFQGIVEYFEGELGLLDTPCHGEQSEVTVHQRDGMFTSLPAAINVGRYHSIYAKELPDCLRLEAETDDYVPMAVQHKHLPISGVQFHPESILSKSGEVGLQLIQNVMARLFIKKEAD; encoded by the coding sequence GTGAGTATTCTTGCCACACTTAAAACAAAAGAGAAATCGAAGCAATACCTCACTGAAGGGAAACTTCGTGTTACAAGACACATTCAAGCTGTGTCTCCATCGAAAATAGAAGTAGATATCCTACCCCACTTGGACACCACAAAGGGTGCGATTTTTTCGAGTAGCTTTGAATTTACTGGTCGCTATTCGAGATGGGACATTGCATTTCTACGCCCACCACTGGAACTAACGTATTCGGCTGACCGTTATACGATCCGCGCACTCAATGAGCGTGGCGCCGTTCTTTTAAATGAAATTCGTACACATTTTTCCAAAAGTGACATTCCTTATATTCAACATTTTACGAATCAAGAACGTTCTATAGAAGGTTCCATTCCACTAGGAGAAACCATTCAAAATGAAGAAGACCGTACAAAACAACCTTCGATCTTTCAAGTGATTCGAGCGATAAAAGAATTGTTTTCTTCTGAAGAGGATCAATTTCTCGGCTTGTATGGTGCATTCGGCTTTGACCTAATTTATCAATTTGAACAACTTGCTAAAGCAAAAGAACGACCTGAGGATCAACAGGATATCGTTTTATATATACCAGACGAAATAACGGTTGTTGACCATCATTTAGCCATTGCCTACACGTTGTCGTATGAATTTCAAACAAAACAAGCGTCCACAGCATCCCTAGAGCGAACCGGGGCAGAAACCCCCTATAATATGAATGTAGTAGGCAAAGAATCACCTTATAAGAAAGGATATTACGCAGATTTAGTCCGCAAAGCCATTCCTTCTTTTCATGCAGGTGATTTGTTTGAAGTCGTGCCTACACAAGTGCTGCAAAAACCACTTTCCTTAGCACCGACAGACATTTTCAAACAGCTTCGAGAAATTAACCCAAGTCCATACGGCTTTATTATTAACCTTGGAGACGAGCATCTTGTTGGTGCATCACCAGAAATGTTCGTGCGTGTGAACGGGCAGCAGGTCGAAACTTGCCCTATTTCTGGAACAATCCGAAGAGGCAAAGACCCTCTAGAAGATGCACAAAATATCAAAACGCTTCTAAACTCAAAAAAAGATGAAACCGAGTTAACAATGTGCACAGATGTGGACCGAAACGATAAAGCACGGATTTGTCTGCCTGGTTCAATTGAAGTGATTGGCCGTAGACAAGTGGAGACATATGCCCGACTGTTCCACACTGTTGATCACATTATCGGCGAGATGCGGGAAGAATACGATGCCTTAGATGCGTTCATGACGCATATGTGGGCAGTAACCGTTACAGGTGCGCCTAAGATTGAAGCCCTCCGCTGGATTGAAAAAAATGAAGAAACGCCTCGAGGTTGGTATGGAGGCGCAGTCGGTTGGTACGCGTTTAACGGCGATTTAAATACCGGTTTAACGCTACGAACAACGTCGATCAAACACAACACCGCTACACTGCGAGTCGGTGCAACCCTTCTTCACACATCCGACCCAGAAGAGGAAGAAGAAGAAACACTCGTAAAAGTTTCAGCGTTAGCCGAGGCTGTATCGCCACAAAACCAAACACCAAAAACTCCTTATGTCGCACAACAGCCAGGAAGTCAGAAACATGTCCTCATTGTGGACCATGAGGATTCCTTCGTTCATACGTTAGGAAGCTATTTCAAACAAACAGGCGCAACGGTTTCCACGACGCGATCCGTACACGCCCTCGATTTTCTAGAAAAGTATCACTATGATCTCGTTGTGCTATCACCAGGCCCTGGTACCCCAGAGCGCTTTAAACTAAGCGAAACGATTGCTTCTTGTGTAGAAAAGCAAATTCCTATTTTCGGGGTATGCCTCGGCTTTCAAGGGATCGTAGAGTACTTTGAAGGTGAGCTTGGCTTGCTTGATACACCATGCCATGGGGAGCAGTCGGAAGTAACGGTTCATCAAAGAGACGGGATGTTTACAAGCCTCCCTGCAGCCATTAATGTTGGTCGGTATCATTCCATTTACGCCAAAGAATTGCCTGACTGTTTACGCTTAGAAGCAGAAACAGACGATTACGTTCCAATGGCCGTTCAGCACAAACACTTACCAATATCAGGGGTTCAGTTCCACCCAGAATCAATTTTAAGCAAATCAGGAGAAGTTGGCTTGCAGCTCATTCAAAATGTGATGGCAAGACTCTTCATAAAAAAAGAGGCCGATTAA
- a CDS encoding YitT family protein, giving the protein MKDYGFMVLGTFFFALSVAIFAMPNGLAEGGIPGLALLLYFGLGWSPAIVTLVANGLVLLLGYRYLPRPMIVKSIITIPLFSLFLFLLEDVAGPVNDPLLAALYTGVFTGIGFGFIFRSGSTTGGSSTIARMLNYKFGWELTGTNFILDAAIVVAGVFVIGPVLTLYTVVALFIGKKVTDYVLEGFESKKVVHIFSDHYQNVAKSIRKNLGAHTTILQGKNDESGIDENLIYVSVSKQQLFYLKKLVRDIDEDAFTVVHTVKDVSGGSFSKAHYPTQKTFSSPKKEKQYYKNQAEE; this is encoded by the coding sequence ATGAAAGACTATGGATTTATGGTGTTAGGTACGTTTTTCTTTGCGCTTTCAGTTGCCATTTTTGCGATGCCGAATGGCTTAGCTGAAGGTGGTATTCCAGGACTTGCGCTTTTGCTTTATTTTGGTCTTGGTTGGTCACCCGCAATTGTTACGCTAGTGGCAAATGGACTTGTTTTGCTACTAGGGTATCGGTATTTACCGCGTCCGATGATTGTAAAATCGATTATTACCATTCCGCTGTTTTCATTGTTTTTATTTTTACTTGAAGACGTAGCGGGGCCGGTCAATGATCCATTACTAGCTGCTTTGTATACAGGAGTGTTTACTGGAATTGGGTTTGGCTTTATTTTTCGCTCAGGAAGCACAACTGGCGGCTCCTCGACGATTGCGCGGATGCTGAATTACAAGTTTGGCTGGGAATTAACAGGTACAAATTTTATTTTAGATGCGGCCATCGTCGTGGCAGGTGTATTTGTCATCGGTCCTGTGCTGACGTTGTATACCGTTGTTGCGCTTTTTATTGGAAAAAAGGTGACGGATTATGTGCTTGAAGGATTTGAGTCTAAAAAAGTCGTGCATATTTTTTCGGATCACTATCAAAACGTTGCAAAAAGCATACGAAAAAATTTAGGCGCCCATACGACTATACTTCAAGGGAAGAATGATGAAAGCGGTATTGATGAGAATTTGATCTACGTTTCCGTTTCCAAGCAACAGCTATTTTATTTGAAAAAACTTGTTCGTGATATTGATGAGGACGCATTTACAGTTGTTCATACGGTTAAAGATGTTAGTGGTGGTTCGTTTTCAAAAGCGCATTATCCAACGCAAAAAACGTTTAGTAGTCCGAAAAAGGAGAAGCAATACTACAAAAACCAAGCAGAGGAGTAA
- a CDS encoding FixH family protein, which produces MKVKSLLLGLVLVPLLLSACGQDEEGQWDVPDLVDVDIQVEEHIPAHSETELRAYVSQGEEDVDNAEEVVFEVWRNQERENGDLIEGTLDANGVYTIPYTFGDDGIYIVQTHVTARDLHVMPTQTVIVGDVPEDEIEAFHNAGHSDTDDEESQFEHDENE; this is translated from the coding sequence GTGAAAGTGAAATCGCTTTTATTGGGATTGGTGCTTGTTCCTTTGTTACTGAGTGCGTGTGGTCAAGACGAAGAAGGCCAGTGGGACGTGCCTGATCTTGTGGATGTTGATATACAGGTTGAAGAGCATATACCAGCCCATTCTGAAACGGAATTACGTGCATATGTATCTCAAGGTGAAGAAGATGTAGACAACGCAGAAGAGGTTGTTTTTGAAGTTTGGCGCAATCAGGAAAGAGAGAACGGGGATTTAATCGAGGGAACGTTAGATGCAAATGGGGTCTATACGATTCCTTATACATTTGGCGATGATGGAATTTACATTGTGCAAACCCATGTTACAGCAAGAGACTTGCATGTGATGCCGACCCAAACGGTGATTGTAGGGGATGTACCTGAAGATGAGATTGAAGCGTTTCATAATGCTGGTCATTCAGATACAGACGATGAAGAAAGTCAATTTGAACACGATGAGAATGAATAA
- a CDS encoding LacI family DNA-binding transcriptional regulator, with translation MARVSIKDVAQKANVSTATVSHVLNGTRFVAESTTKRVQEAMKHLGYTPNFAAKTLRSQKTSTIGLIVPDIGNHFFTSVVKEIEAVLGQHAYQLLVGNTDESLDIERKKIQAFISQQVSGLIIASSAENYNEISDDIPADMPVVLIDRLPQDTPRSSIVVDNEKGVQEAVEKLIKGGHREIGLITGIDTLSTTKERAAGYKAALAHHQIPYKEALVFNGDSKFESGYKGCEHLLQTTGITALFVANNLMSIGAMTYLKSFQYSIPHDMAFIGFDDYKWAEITSPPLTVIKQPVEQIGTTAAQELLEQIHAGQPRQKAFRFETELVCRASHA, from the coding sequence ATGGCCCGTGTCAGTATTAAAGATGTGGCTCAAAAAGCAAACGTTTCCACTGCAACCGTGTCCCATGTGTTGAACGGTACACGTTTTGTTGCGGAGTCTACAACAAAACGCGTCCAGGAAGCAATGAAACATCTGGGCTATACGCCAAATTTCGCCGCCAAAACACTACGTAGTCAAAAAACGTCTACGATTGGATTAATCGTCCCTGATATAGGAAATCATTTTTTCACTTCGGTTGTGAAAGAAATTGAAGCTGTACTCGGGCAACACGCCTATCAGCTTTTAGTTGGAAACACCGATGAATCCCTTGACATTGAACGAAAAAAAATTCAGGCCTTTATCTCTCAACAAGTATCCGGGTTGATTATTGCTTCAAGTGCGGAAAACTATAATGAAATTTCAGATGATATTCCAGCAGATATGCCGGTTGTATTAATTGATCGCCTTCCACAAGACACGCCAAGAAGTTCAATTGTTGTGGATAATGAAAAAGGCGTGCAAGAAGCGGTAGAAAAACTAATTAAAGGTGGCCACCGAGAAATCGGTTTGATTACAGGAATTGATACATTAAGTACAACAAAGGAACGGGCAGCAGGCTATAAAGCAGCTTTAGCCCATCATCAAATTCCCTACAAGGAAGCGCTCGTGTTTAATGGTGATTCAAAATTTGAGAGTGGCTACAAGGGGTGTGAACACTTGCTTCAAACCACCGGCATAACTGCACTTTTTGTTGCAAACAACTTAATGAGTATTGGGGCGATGACTTATTTGAAATCCTTTCAGTATTCGATTCCACACGATATGGCTTTCATCGGTTTTGATGACTATAAATGGGCAGAAATTACGTCTCCTCCCCTTACCGTTATTAAACAACCTGTTGAACAAATTGGTACAACGGCCGCACAAGAATTATTAGAACAAATTCATGCTGGACAGCCACGACAGAAAGCGTTTCGGTTCGAGACTGAGTTGGTTTGTCGTGCCTCGCATGCATAG